From one Mytilus edulis chromosome 1, xbMytEdul2.2, whole genome shotgun sequence genomic stretch:
- the LOC139520588 gene encoding probable polyketide synthase 1 has protein sequence MNKDMSLGLNEAAHEYNNSLVTGMASSIISNRLSYFLDIRGPSLTIDTACSSALVAIHLGCQAIRSGDCSMAICGGVNSVLTPINYMALSKASMTSKTGKCRTFSRDADGYARGEGCGIVVIKSRKQAQNDGDKILGVVMSGCNQDGKENTPITAPSGNQQKELLKRVYSSHKINPADIQYIESHGTGTPIGDPTETNALADFFSSFLPEDKKIPIGSVKTNIGHLESSAGTAGLIKVLLMMKHSTIVPSLHYSKENSNPKIDFNKIPLEVSTSLRPWKERPDGSRLSCVNSFGFGGSNSHVIIKQLPQTYTSEIYHPCNETMVDCMIALSATSQEALLSTTEHFIQKIESESYNIQELSFTSLIKRSHYRYRFAVIANNMNNLKEKLKCFPTTDEMSKKIKPVQLTFIFCGVGTVWKGMCQGFLTNNKVFKDTVIEIDDELGKYTKISILDTLNNPSSSFLKDPFLGPLGIFTCQMGILNMWRDTGVSPDLIIGQSVGEVAAAYAAGCLTLTEAVRVTYYRSLLSSKSAGGKMVVVGNSNIGKIEEICKASGNKLAVAVYSSNETCVVSGDEHSIQDLKDIVFSKNEFSSVLLKELDVTCAYHSHHMTEASQQLKTELKSLKGGAPNVPIVSTVSGKQVNGPEMGTAEYWSANLLKPVLLRDAVKEAINPGKNNIFIEIGPKPILRPHLKNITNEMAMVIPSSNYPDECDTFMKAISEIYMHNVSIKFDKLCMLQQRLTDIPRYKFHRSGKLLISKTLRASLQANVIKGNTHPFVTRNPLSDGFRVTLSKEKTSYIYEHELDKQHIAPGAIYAEIGLVVLKTHSSYPLSDISISLHFVKPLGVSQNLPVELEVSVSTTNCTFDVKRKNDMICEGKYFRTKTPDLVQINIDEIKQSCQTYVTKKLFYETLSKLGFEYGQSLKLIGDSWRSDTEYIATMNVPDEVVNAMHSMHLHPCILDGVLQTLSISWISVIEKYKYLDDEVSRPIPIRLGALTLRKSPRSKMFIHGKLMQSSIQHAFLNILLLTESGEVVATIESYEVKNVAPSFSILSLSDKTYGVRWSYVKVEHLNIPEGNLQNTLFICLTVASYKSSKLIQVDDTSLAILFDVTSNDSNKLLNYIELALNAKSMKWSSISDIVYFPGFKHADNNLNTNIIYKCTRDSCLILLKLLQILIEKAIEIPIYVITENTQAHIGEEEGALYNVAGSELWGMGRCIVRERTYSNLKLVDLTEESSIERLPLIIENSRENGILRNTPEIKCFDHGIYMNQIVRLLADNFQGYRLSLYNPQQQLELRSKDFKTMADPFFVENVTQRKFDETRHEIINVKRAIVIPHMSPITTTMAIDDQDPWKNTRDNGHPIIATEYFGKIASKTKTNSYSAINQEPSNIHSESNPDSNNMDVIGCYPSIVSNYVCVPKSCLIPLEEFNNQYRPGLMHECILYISVLVELNEKVPIGILYDKSLGLDIHILKSFLEMAQYKVAYLLNVVDFPDECDLNKDCQIVLFVDNMTCISECIAKVCDVTPKIIALSNFINKSKERVLRHTCSLSNSEICIINYDEIMSEPRLGKLVKALRSFLSKSCKIEKTPGVSDKISIVNFDDRNQEENAINASDRDVKIDISRIFNKSSGYLIIGGLTGLGWEIVKLIAEMGGGCISIIARSTPTEEQLSQMKSVMKKHGCHIISLIGDVTDYMSLKGALDQYKDEFPIYPLKGVFHGAAVVDDALIVYMKEEQFEKVLRPKILGTLNLHNLTRDMNLDYFVMHSSITSVFGNSGQTNYGAGNAFMDTFAFYRRSKGLCGQTINWGALHLGLLTTSERVELHLNSQGYISLKRDEIIECLLHTLCKNFTQIVYGIFNWETIIRQSPDMKHLHSKIQPLLTELNLKDIFTSKQGNKINVDVDEILKLPEEKRYAKTVEALGEIVADAFAIELTDINEMTFFVDLGIDSMKGMSLINNIYTYFICKIPIVAVLEQDANINTIARIIVKQMEVALLQQ, from the exons ATGAATAAAGATATGTCACTTGGCTTGAACGAAGCAGCTCATGAATATAACAATTCCCTAGTAACTGGAATGGCCTCTAGCATTATATCAAATCGTCTGTCCTATTTCCTCGATATAAGAGGTCCATCATTGACGATCGACACTGCATGTTCTTCTGCTCTAGTCGCAATTCACCTTGGATGTCAAGCCATCAGATCAG gaGATTGTTCAATGGCGATTTGCGGGGGAGTTAATAGCGTATTGACGCCAATCAACTATATGGCATTGAGTAAAGCCAGCATGACTTCTAAAACAGGAAAATGTAGAACTTTCTCTCGAGATGCTGATGGATATGCACGAGGTGAAGGATGCGGGATAGTAGTTATAAAAAGCCGTAAACAG GCACAAAATGATGGTGATAAAATATTGGGTGTAGTTATGTCTGGTTGTAATCAAGATGGAAAAGAAAATACGCCAATCACAGCCCCATCAGGAAATCAACAAAAAGAGCTGTTGAAAAGAGTATATTCCAGTCATAAAATCAATCCTGCAGACATACAGTACATTGAGTCGCATG GAACAGGGACCCCAATAGGTGACCCAACAGAGACAAATGCATTGGCAGATTTCTTTTCATCTTTTCTGCCAGAAGATAAAAAGATTCCTATCGGTTCTGTCAAGACAAATATCGGACATTTAGAATCCTCGGCTGGAACAGCAGGCCTTATTAAAGTACTCTTAATGATGAAACACTCTACAATTGTGCCATCACTTCATTACTCCAAAGAAAATAGTAATCCtaaaattgattttaacaaaattccTTTAGAAGTTTCAACAAGTCTGCGACCATGGAAAGAACGCCCTGATGGATCACGACTTTCCTGTGTAAACTCTTTTGGATTTGGTGGATCAAACAGCCATGTAATAATAAAACAGTTGCCACAGACATATACCTCTGAAATTTACCATCCTTGTAATGAAACCATGGTTGATTGTATGATAGCATTATCTGCAACATCACAGGAAGCCTTGTTGAGTACAACCGAGCATTTTATTCAAAAGATCGAGAGTGAAAGCTATAACATACAGGAATTATCATTTACATCTTTGATAAAAAGAAGCCATTATCGTTACAGATTTGCCGTAATTGCAAACAATATGAATAACCTGAAggaaaaattgaaatgttttccCACAACAGATGAAATGTCAAAGAAAATTAAACCTGTTCAgttgacatttattttttgtggTGTCGGGACAGTTTGGAAAGGTATGTGCCAAGGTTTTCTGACCAATAACAAAGTTTTCAAGGACACTGTCATAGAAATCGATGATGAGTTaggaaaatacacaaaaataagtATCCTTGATACACTGAATAATCCATCAAGTTCCTTTCTCAAAGATCCTTTCCTTGGACCTTTGGGTATATTCACTTGTCAAATGGGTATCTTGAACATGTGGAGGGATACAGGTGTTTCTCCTGATCTCATCATTGGACAGTCAGTTGGCGAAGTTGCTGCTGCATACGCTGCTGGATGTCTAACATTGACAGAAGCGGTACGGGTTACCTACTACAGATCTCTTCTTTCATCTAAATCAGCTGGAGGAAAAATGGTAGTTGTTGGAAATAGTAACATTGGCAAAATCGAAGAAATATGTAAGGCATCTGGGAACAAACTAGCCGTCGCTGTTTACAGTAGTAACGAGACTTGTGTTGTATCAGGGGACGAACATTCCATTCAAGATTTGAAAGACATAGTATTTTCGAAAAATGAGTTTTCATCTGTTTTGCTGAAAGAATTAGATGTCACATGTGCTTATCATAGTCATCATATGACGGAGGCGAGCCAACAGCTTAAGACAGAACTTAAATCTTTGAAAGGCGGAGCACCAAACGTGCCAATTGTATCAACAGTATCTGGAAAGCAGGTCAATGGACCAGAAATGGGAACTGCAGAATATTGGTCTGCCAATCTTCTCAAGCCTGTTTTACTTCGTGATGCAGTAAAAGAAGCAATAAATCcaggaaaaaataatatatttatcgaAATTGGTCCAAAGCCAATTCTTCGGCCACACTTGAAAAATATCACTAATGAGATGGCAATGGTAATTCCATCAAGTAATTATCCAGACGAATGCGATACATTTATGAAAGCAATCAGTGAAATATACATGCATAATGTCTCTATAAAGTTTGATAAACTCTGTATGTTGCAACAAAGATTGACCGATATTCCAAGATATAAATTTCATAGATCAGGAAAACTGTTAATATCAAAGACCCTTAGGGCATCTCTTCAGGCTAATGTAATCAAGGGCAATACCCATCCTTTTGTAACAAGAAACCCTTTGTCGGATGGATTCAGAGTAACATTATCTAAAGAGAAGACATCTTATATTTATGAACATGAGCTTGATAAGCAACACATTGCACCTGGAGCCATTTATGCTGAAATCGGACTTGTAGTTTTAAAGACTCACAGTAGCTATCCATTATCAGACATATCAATTAGTTTACACTTTGTAAAACCTCTTGGCGTTAGTCAAAATTTGCCAGTTGAGCTTGAAGTAAGTGTGTCAACAACAAATTGTACTTTTGATGTTAAAAGAAAAAACGATATGATTTGTGAAGGGAAATATTTTAGGACGAAAACACCTGATCTTGTTCAAATTAACATTGACGAAATAAAACAATCTTGCCAAACATATGTCACTAAAAAACTTTTCTACGAAACCTTGAGTAAACTTGGCTTTGAATATGGACAATCGTTGAAATTGATAGGTGATTCATGGAGATCAGACACAGAATACATTGCAACAATGAATGTTCCAGATGAAGTAGTGAATGCAATGCATTCAATGCATTTACATCCATGTATATTAGATGGTGTACTCCAAACCCTATCCATTTCATGGATATCTgtcatagaaaaatataaatatttggatGACGAAGTTTCTCGTCCTATCCCTATTAGATTAGGAGCCTTAACATTACGAAAATCTCCTCGAAGCAAAATGTTCATCCATGGAAAACTGATGCAGTCCTCTATTCAACACGCCTTTCTGAATATACTGCTTCTTACTGAAAGTGGCGAAGTAGTGGCAACAATAGAAAGTTACGAAGTGAAGAACGTCGCACCCTCCTTTTCGATTTTGTCTTTGTCTGACAAAACATACGGAGTCCGCTGGTCATATGTTAAAGTTGAACACCTGAATATTCCAGAAGGAAACCTTCAAAACACATTATTCATTTGTTTAACCGTGGCATCTTATAAGAGTTCAAAATTAATACAAGTGGATGATACGAGTTTGGCAATTCTTTTTGATGTGACGTCCAATGATTCTAACAAACTGTTAAATTATATAGAATTAGCATTAAATGCGAAAAGTATGAAATGGAGTAGTATCTCTGACATTGTATATTTTCCGGGATTCAAACATGCTGATAATAATCTAAATACGAATATTATTTACAAATGCACCAGAGATTCATGCTTGATACTTCTTAAACTACTCCAAATATTGATAGAAAAGGCAATAGAAATACCAATATATGTCATTACAGAAAATACACAAGCACATATTGGTGAAGAAGAAGGCGCTTTGTACAACGTTGCTGGATCTGAACTTTGGGGAATGGGCAGATGTATTGTACGGGAAAGAACATACTCCAACTTGAAACTTGTCGATCTAACAGAGGAGTCTAGTATTGAACGTTTGCCTCTGATAATTGAGAATTCAAGGGAAAATGGCATACTGAGGAACACACCcgaaattaaatgttttgaccaCGGCATATACATGAATCAGATTGTTAGATTGTTAGCCGATAATTTCCAAGGATATCGATTGAGCTTGTACAACCCACAACAACAGCTTGAATTAAgatcaaaagattttaaaaccATGGCAGATCCATTCTTTGTTGAAAATGTCACTCAAAGAAAGTTTGATGAGACAAGACatgaaattataaatgtaaaaaggGCGATTGTTATCCCTCACATGAGTCCTATTACAACAACTATGGCAATTGATGATCAAGATCCATGGAAAAATACAAGGGATAATGGCCATCCAATAATTGCCACCGAATATTTTGGTAAAATTGCTTCAAAGACCAAAACCAATAGCTATTCTGCTATCAATCAGGAACCTTCAAATATTCATTCCGAATCAAATCCAGATTCAAACAACATGGACGTTATCGGCTGTTATCCAAGTATTGTTTCAAATTATGTATGTGTTCCAAAATCGTGCCTTATACCATTGGAAGAATTCAATAACCAATACAGGCCTGGATTGATGCATGAATGCATATTATACATCTCTGTTTTAGTAGAATTAAATGAAAAAGTTCCGATAGGGATACTATATGACAAAAGCCTAGGTTTGGATATTCACATTCTAAAATCATTCCTTGAAATGGCTCAATATAAAGTAGCTTATCTTCTAAATGTTGTCGACTTCCCCGACGAATGTGACCTGAACAAAGATTGCCAAATAGTTCTGTTTGTAGACAATATGACCTGCATATCTGAGTGCATTGCAAAAGTTTGTGACGTCACTCCTAAGATAATTGCTTTATCAAATTTTATCAATAAATCAAAGGAAAGGGTTTTAAGACATACATGTAGCCTTTCTAATAGTGAAATTTGTATAATTAACTATGATGAAATTATGAGCGAACCACGGCTTGGTAAATTGGTAAAAGCATTAAGGTCATTCTTGTCTAAGagttgtaaaattgaaaaaacacCAGGTGTAAGTGACAAAATTTCTATTGTGAATTTCGATGACCGTAATCAGGAAGAGAATGCTATAAATGCCTCCGATAGAGATGTAAAGATTGACATAAGTCGAATCTTCAACAAATCATCCGGTTACCTTATAATTGGGGGACTCACTGGGCTTGGATGGGAAATCGTAAAACTGATTGCAGAAATGGGCGGCGGTTGCATCTCAATCATTGCCAGAAGCACGCCAACTGAGGAACAACTTTCACAAATGAAATCAGTCATGAAGAAACACGGTTGTCATATCATATCCCTAATAGGAGATGTAACAGATTATATGTCACTAAAGGGAGCTTTAGATCAATACAAGGATGAATTTCCAATATATCCCCTGAAGGGTGTTTTTCATGGGGCAGCTGTAGTTGATGACGCACTAATCGTTTATATGAAAGAAGAACAATTTGAAAAGGTTCTAAGGCCAAAAATTTTGGGAACACTTAATCTTCACAATCTTACACGGGATATGAATCTTGACTATTTTGTCATGCATTCATCAATTACATCTGTCTTTGGAAACAGTGGACAGACAAATTATGGAGCTGGAAATGCATTTATGGATACATTTGCATTTTATCGAAGATCAAAAGGCTTATGTGGACAAACAATTAACTGGGGAGCGCTGCATTTGGGATTATTAACTACGTCTGAACGGGTTGAGTTGCATCTGAATTCACAAGGATACATTAGTCTGAAACGAGACGAGATTATTGAATGTTTGCTTCACACTCTTTGTAAAAATTTTACTCAGATTGTGTATGGTATTTTCAATTGGGAGACAATCATTCGTCAATCTCCAGATATGAAAcatttacattcaaaaatacaACCGTTGTTAACCgaattaaatttgaaagatataTTCACCTCAAAACAAGGTAATAAGATAAATGTTGATGTAGATGAGATTTTAAAACTTCCAGAAGAAAAACGTTATGCCAAAACTGTTGAAGCTCTGGGGGAGATAGTAGCAGATGCCTTTGCCATTGAACTTACGGACATTAATGAAATGACTTTTTTTGTTGACCTTGGAATAGACTCAATGAAAGGAATGTCATTGATCAATAACATCTATACGTATTTCATTTGTAAAATTCCCATTGTAGCTGTCTTGGAGCAAGATGCAAATATCAACACAATTGCCAGGATTATTGTAAAACAGATGGAAGTTGCATTGCTTCAGCAGTAG